TGGCCGCCGGACAGGGCGCCGGGCTTGCGGTCCAGGTAATCTTCAAGTTCCACAAGTCGGGCCGCCTCGCGGACCAGATTGTCCTGCTCGGCTTTCGGCACATCGCGCATGCGCAGCGGGAAGCGGATATTCTCGTAGATCGTCATGTTGGGATAAAGGGCATAGCCCTGGAAGACCATGGCGACATCGCGGTCGCGGGCATCGACGTCGTTCACAAGTTCGCCGTCCATGCGGATGGTGCCTTCCGACGGTTCTTCCAGGCCGGCGATCATACGCATGGTCGTCGTCTTGCCGCAGCCTGAAGGGCCGAGGAACACGACCAGTTCCTCATCATTGATATCGAGATTCACATCGCGAACGCCCCAGACCGGCCCCCAGCGCTTCTGAATCCCCTCAAGTTCAATCCTAGCCATAGATTTCTACCCCTTTACAGCACCCAGGGTCAGGCCCCGGCTAAGATGTTTCTGGATTGCAACGACGACAATGAAAACCGGCACAAAGGCAAGGAAGGCGACGAGAGCAATCGCATTATAGATCACCCCGTCGGAGCCGCCGGTGAAGTTCGCCAGCGCCACGGACATTGTGTAGGCCTTTGGCGTCGATGCGATCAGCAGCGTGAACAAAAACTCGTTGATGGCGAAAATCATAGCGATGACGGCGGCTGTGATGATGCCGGGCCGGATGGCGGGAATGATGATTTCCCATAAAATTCTGAGATCACTTGCGCCGTCCGTGCGGGCCGAATCCTCAAGCTCCTTTGGAATATCCAGCATGTAGGAGCGGATGATCCAGGTCACGACGCTCAGATTGACCGCCGCATAAATCAGCATCAGGGCCCAGACGCTGTCGAGCAGCCCGGCATTGCGGAACAGGAAAAAGATCGGAATGGCGACGATGGCGGGCGCCATCATGCGGGTCGACAGGATATAGAAGCCGATATCCTCGCGCCCGCGGTACTGGTAGCGCGCCAAAGAATAGGCCGCCGGGATGGCCAGCACGAGGTCGATGATCACCGAACCGATAATGGCCACGACAGAGTTGCGCAGATATTTCGCCATGGGCCAGTCCGACCACAGCATATGCCAGGCATCGAGACTGAATGTCGGCCAGTAGATCGGCTGCGGCGTGATGATCTCGGTTCTGGGGCGCAGACCGATGGACAGGAACCAGAGCACCGGAGCAAGGCAGAAGAGCGCCCAGGAGCCCAAAATGAGGTAGCGGATCCAAAGTCTTTCGCCACCGCTGCGTCTGATCGATGCCATGGCCTAACTCCTGCCCGACACAAAGGCCCGTCTGACGACAAGCTGTGCGATGATGATGGTAAGGATCAGCATGACAACCGAGGCTGCCGATGCATAGCCGAAATTGAAGGTCTTGAAGCCAATCCTGTAGATGAAATAGCTGATCGTTTCGGTCGCGCCGCCCGGTCCGCCCTTGGTGATGATGAAGACGTTGGCGAACATGGTGGTGATGTCGATGCCGCGCAGGATCAACGCAACGGCGATCACCGGACGCATCAGCGGCAGCGAAATATTCCAGAAAATTGCCGGCCAGCTTGCGCCATCCAGGCGCGCCGCTTCCTCGACCTCCTCATCCTGGCCCTGCAGTGCGGCCACAAAGATAATGAAGAGAAATGGCGTCCACTGCCAGGTGTCGGCGAGGATAAGCAATCCGCGGCTCATCCAGATCGACGATGGAATGGCCAGATTGCTGTCGATCAAACCGATGCGGATAAGGAGATCGGAAAAGACACGACCATCAAGAAAGGCAAGCTTGAAGATGAAGGCCACGGCCGAGGGCATGAAGAGCATGGGAACCAGAAAGACGATCCGCCAGCCCTGCACCCAGGGGTCGCGATAGGCATAAAAGGCCAGAAGCAGCGCCAGTACACATTGCAGGCACAGCGAGATCGACCCGATAACCAGCGTGTTCCAGAGCGCTGCCCAGAACTCCCGGTCGTTGAAAAGGTCAATATAGTTCTCAAGGCCAACCGGCCGCCACGGGCCGAACTTGACGAAATAGAAACTCTGAACGATGGCGTAGATGCCCGGGTAAAGCGTGATCATCAGAAGATAGATCACGGCCGGGGCCACCAGCAGATAGGGGAAAAGGCGTTTCAGCCGCTTGCTGCGGCGGCGCACAATCTTCTTTTTGGTCGATCCCGGGGCAACGGGAGCTGCCCCGGGGTCTTTCAGCAACGAATCCACCATCAAGATAAATCCTGACAATCAGTCATTGCGGTGTCGCGGCGAAGCGGATCAGAACGGGAGTGGTTTTCCTTCACCCACGTAGAGTCCCGGTGCCGCCGCGGCATACTCGACAGGAGGTTTGCCGGAGTAGAAGCCGTTATCATCCATGATTTTCCGCACAGCAGCCACACCATTGTCGAGCGCTTCCTTCGCAGTGATTTGGCCGACGACGGCACGGTTGATTTCATTGCCGATTGCCTGCTCCATGTTGAACATGCCGGGCAGACGCGGAGCGCACCATGCATGGTCCAGACTGTCTCCCCAGACCTTGGCCGGCTGCGAAACCGCCTGAAGTCTTGGGTTGTTCAGTACGGACCGGTAGCCGGGTGCAACGCCGTTCGCATTGGCCTCGTTCATGGCCATTATGGACGCTGTCGTCAGGAATGCCAGCATCAGGAATGCGCCTTCGGGATTTTGTGCGGCAGCCGATACACAAGATGTGGAGCCGGCAATGTTCGGAGGCGCAAAGCGGCCACCTTCGATCCGCGGTTCGTAAATCGTTACAAAGTCTCCGACGATCTGGCTTTGGTCCGGACGCATGGCCTGGGTTCCGCTGTCCTGCCAGGAGATGTTGGTGGCAAGCTGACCGCCAAGCCAGGCGGCACGGTTTTCCGGCCAGCCGGCGCCCGCAAAGCCCTCATTGGCGTTCTTTGAAAGCTCCAGAATGATCTCCAGGCCTTTCATGCCGGCATCATTGTTGAAGATCGGCTCCCAGTTCTCATCAAAGAGCATCATGCCCGCCTGCGCGGCAATGTGTTCCCAGGTATAGGTGGACCAGAAACCGCGCGCGGCCATCAGGCCGACACCGGCCACGCCGGGCTGCACATTGTTGAGTTCGGACGACACACGGATCAGTTCATCATAGGTCGGGATCGACTTGGACTTGTCGACCTCTCCACCCAGAAGCTCTTCCATCGCCGTCTTGCGCACATGCACCATCTGAATGTCGCAGTCGAACGGAATGCCGTACATGACGCCATTGAAGAAGCCGTAGTTCAGGCGGTAGGTGTCATAGAAGTCATCCAGCGGCAGACCCCATTTCTTGGCGTAGTCGTCAAGCGGCGCCAGGAAGCCGGGGGCGGCGAAATCGCCAAGCCAGGGTGAGAAGAACTGCAGTGCGTCAAAGGAGGCATTGCCCGAGATGAACTCGGCCAGCGCCTTGTCATAAAAACTGTCATCGGGGATCGGAACCAGCTCGACCTTAATACCCGAAAGCTCCTCGAACGGGACGAGACCTTCGGCAGCCGATTCCTGGTCGGCCGCGCCAATGGCGAAACGCACCGTTGTGCCAGCCAGTTCGGACCGGACCTTTTCCCAGTCAACCGTTCTGATCCAGTCCTTGCCCGGATCCCAGAGCGGGTCGGCGCTCATATCGTAGAGTTTCTGATAGTCCTCACGAACATATTTTCTGACGCTGATATCGGCCAGAATGCTTGCCGGATCGCGAAGGTCCTGTGCAAAAGCTTTGGCGATGAACGGCGAACCCATTGTCGATGCAACGGCTGACGTCACGCCGACTGCGGCGCTGGACTTCAGAAATGAGCGACGCGAAACGTCACTCAGCCTGGCGCTCTTACCCTTGTTGTTGCGAAACATATGCTTCTCCTCCAGTTTGACGGTGGGGAAGGATAGCCACTGCCAAAGTGTGACGCATTCCAAAAATCAGCACAGGCCGGCCGCGCTTTATGTTGCGTCTTTGAATTGCGTATTCCTCCCATTCGATATTGCGCACTGCACATATGATCGAATATGAATACTAATGTTCATTACCAGCACTTTGTCAAGCTATATTAACCAATACACACTTTGATGATTGAACATATGGATTGACTTTGTTGCAAAAGTTCTCAAACTATGGACATCCCATGGAGGAGAATTTATGGCTTCAAACGTTGCCCTGACCGGTCTGGCCAGCGAGTTGCAGGCACGATCAAAGGATAGCGCGCCTATCCGGATCGGCCTTATCGGCTGCGGTGAAATGGGAACCGACATCGTCGCCCGCGCCTCGCTGATGGACGGAATCGAAGTCAGCGCCATTGCCGATATCCGCCCCGATGCCGCCGAAGACGCTGTGCAAACAGCCTTTCAGGAAGACGGCCACGCGCGTCACGCCAGCACGACCGATGACCTCAACGCCGCAATTGAATCGGGAAAAGTCGGCATCGTCGACGATGCGTCCATCCTTTTGGAGAGCGGCCTTGTCGACGTTGTCGTCGAGGCGACCGGGCTTCCGGGCGTTGGCGCACAATTCGGTCTGGCCGCCATGGAGCGCGGAAAGCACCTGGTGATGATGAATGTCGAGGCCGACGTCACAATCGGCGCCTATCTGAAAAGCCAGGCGGACCGGCTGGGCGTCATCTACACGCTCGGAGCCGGCGACGAACCTTCCTCCTGCATGGAACTGATCGAGTTCGTCACAGCAATGGGACACAGGATCGTCGCTGCCGGAAAGGGAAAGAACAACCCGCTCAAGGTCGACGCCACGCCCGATGAATATGAAGAAGAAGCAACCAGGCGGAAAATGAACCCCCGAATGCTGGTGGAGTTCATCGACGGGTCCAAAACCATGGTCGAAATGGCGGCCATCGCCAATGCGACCGGTCTTTTGCCGGACAAGCCCGGCATGCATGGCCCGCAGGTGGCCGGAGACCAGCTTTCCTCGGTGCTCATTCCGAAGCAGGACGGGGGCATCCTGTCCGGCGTTGGACGCGTCGACTATACACTCGGCAAGGGACTAGCGCCGGGCGTCTTCGTGGTTGCCGAGATGGCCCATCCCCGCATCAGGGAGCGCATGGAAGACCTGAAGATGGGCAAGGGGCCCTATTTCACCTTCATCCGCCCCTATCATCTCACGTCGCTTGAAGTTCCGCTGACCTGTGCCCGTGCCGTCCTGCACAGGAAGGCGGATATGGTCCCGCTGTCGCGCCCGGTCGCCGAAGTATGCGCGCTTGCAAAGCGCGATATCATGCCCGGCGAAACGCTCGATGAGATCGGCGAATACTGCTATCGCGCCTGGATCCTCGAAGCTGCGGAAGCCCGGCAGAAAAAGGCCCTTCCCTGTGGTCTCCTTGCCGGCGGCACCGCCACAAAGGCAATCAAGAAAGGCGAGCTGTTGACGGCTGACTGCGTGTCTCCCGATGCCGGTTCGAAGATCGTTGAACTCAGAGCGCTGCAGGACCAGATGCTTGCGGCGCAGACCTGACGGATATGGGCGCATGCCAAAGACCAAAAACGCCAACATTCCCTTTGCGATAGCACGTTACAGCCGCGATCAGCTCGTCGAGGCGCTGCGGCGGATGTTTCTGATCCGAAAATTCGAGGAGGGGGCTGAGGACAGCTATATGCGCGGCCTCATTCACGGCACGATGCATCTGTCCATCGGCCAGGAAGCAAGCGCCGTCGGCAGCTGCATGCCGCTTCTGCCCGATGACCAGATCACCTCCACACACAGGGGTCACGGCCATTGCATCGCAAAGGATGCGGATATCTCCAAGATGTTTGCCGAGTTCTTCGGCAAGGAAACAGGCTACTGCAAGGGACGCGGCGGCTCGATGCATATCGCCGATGTGGAAAAGGGCAATCTGGGCGCCAACGGCATTGTCGGCGGCGGCATACCCATTGCGGTCGGGGCGGCGCTGACGGCAAAGACACTGAAAACAGGCAAGATCGTCATCTGTTTCTTCGGTGACGGGGCCAATAATGAGGGCGCGTTCCACGAGGCGCTGAACATGGCGTCCGTGTGGAAACTGCCGGTGGTCTTTGTCTGTGAGAACAACAAATACGGCATGTCGACCTCGACGGAACGTTCCACCTCCGTTGAAAATATTGCGGACCGGGCGGTCGCCTACTCCATGCCGGGCAAGACGGTCGACGGCAATGACTTTTCCGCCGTCTGCGAGGCGGTGAACGAGGCCGTGGAGCGGGCGCGTGCGGGACAAGGACCATCGCTTGTCGAGAACGTGACCTATCGATGGCGCGGCCACTCGAAATCGGACCGCAACCGCTACCGCACCAAGGAAGAAATCAGCGAGTGGATGAGCCGCGATCCCATCAAGCGCTATGCGGCAGTGCTTGAGGAGCACGGCGTCATGACAGCTGCGGACATCGAGGCGCTTGAAGGCGATGTCGACCGCGAAATCGAAGCGGCGATCGACTATGCGAAATCCTGCCCCGACCCGTCGCCGCTTGAGGTGACGCGGGATGTCTACACGGATATGGCGCAATGAATATTCACAGTGCGCCCCAAGAGGAAGACCTCGTTGAGATGTCCTATGCGGAAGCCATCCGCGACGCACTCGATATCGCCCTAACAAATGACGAGCGTGTTGTCCTCATGGGCGAGGATATCGGGGTCTATGGCGGCGCGTTTCAGGTCACCGGCGACCTCGTCCACAAACACGGAGACGCGCGGGTGATCGATACACCAATCTCCGAACTCGGCGGCGCGGGCGTTGCCGTCGGCGCGGCCGCAACCGGTCTTCGGCCGGTTTTCGAATTCCAGTTTTCCGATTTCGCCATGCTCGCGATGGAGCAGATCTGCAACCAGGCGGCAAAGATGCGCTATATGCTGGGCGGCGCGGTCTCGGTACCCGTCGTTATGCGGTTTCCGGCGGGATCCGGGACGGGCGCGGCCGCCCAGCACAGCCAGAGCCTTGAAGCCTGGCTTGGACATGTGCCCGGCCTGAAGGTGGTGCAGCCGGCCACGCCGCGCGATGCCAAGGGCATGCTGCTTGCAGCGATCGAAGACCCGGATCCGGTGATGATCTTCGAACACAAGTTGCTCTATAAAACAAAAGGCATGGTGCCTTCCGGCCACTATATGACACCGCTGAACAAGGCCGAAATATGCCGGCAGGGCAGCGATGTGACGATTGTTGCCGGTTCGATCATGCTGCATCGCGCCCTGGAAGCTGCCGAGGCGCTGTCTGCCGAGGGCGTTAGCGCGGAGGTTATCGATCTAAGGTCGGTTCGGCCGATCGATCGCGATACAATCATTGAAAGCGTGAAGAAGACGTCGCGCCTCATCTGCGTTTACGAGGGTGTCAAAACGCTTGGCATCGGTGCGGAAATCAGCGCCCTGATTGCCGAGAGTGAAGCCTTCGATTTCCTCGACGCGCCGATCATCCGGCTGGGCGGGGCTGAATCGCCCATCCCCTATAATCCGGTGCTTGAAAAGGCCGCGGTTCCGCAAACCGAGGATATCGTCTCACACACCCTGCAACTGTGCCGCGGAACGCTTTGATATGCCGACCGAAGTGATCATGCCGAAAGTCGACATGGACATGGATGCCGGCACGATTGCCGCCTGGCATGTCCAGGAAGGCGAACAGGTGGAAAAGGGTGCGGCTCTTTTTGACATTGAGACCGACAAGGCGGCGATGGAGGTTGAAAGTCCGGCTTCGGGAGCCCTGCATTATGTGAGCGCCCAGCCCGGCGACATCGTTCAGATCGGCGGTCGTGTTGCATGGATTTTTGCCGAAGGAGAGGCTGTTGAGCCGCCAGAGAACGGCTCGCAGCAGGAACCGGCAGAGACCTCAGCACCAAAGCAGGACAGTGGAATACCGGCGACGCCCAACGGTGCGCCGAAACACCTGCCCGCGGCGGCTGGCGAAAAAACCCACGCCACACCGCTCGCAAGGCGCATGGCCAGAACAAGCGGCGTCGATCTTTCCTCGATTGCCGGAAGCGGGCCGCGCGGACGCATAACCCGAAAAGATGTTGAGGCAGCGGCGGCAACTCCCGTTTCAACCGCTGCTCCGACTGACGCCGATCGCCAGGCCGATGCGAGCAGGGCGCGGCTCGATGCGCTCGGCATCGTTTATGATGCGGTCGGCGTCGACAGGATGCGCGCCCGTATTGCAGAGCGTTTGACGACCAGCAAGGCGACGGTTCCGCATTTTTATCTGGAGGCCGATTGCCGGCTCGACAAGCTGCTCGCCTTCCGCAAGGAGGTCAATGAGGCGCTGGCGGCTTCGGATTCCGGAAAGATTTCGATTAACGACCTGCTCGTCAAGGCGAGTGCGCTCGCGCTTTGCGCCGTTCCCAAGGCCAATGCAAGCTGGGCCGGAGACGAAATCCTGCGCTATCGCGATGCCAATGTCTCCGTCGCCGTATCCGTTGACGGCGGGTTGATGACGCCGGTGGTCAGACAGGCGCAGACAAAATCCATCCTGGCGATTTCCAGGGAGATCGCCGATCTGGCCGAACGGGCCAAGAAGGGCAAGCTGGCGAGCCATGACTATCAGGGCGGATCCTTCAGTATTTCAAATCTCGGCATGTTCGGCGTGAAGGCCTTCAGCGCGATCATCAACCCGCCGGAAAGCATGATCCTTGCCGTTGGCAAGGCCAACCGGCAATTCGTCGAGGCTGATGACGGCTCTCCGGTCGCTGCAACGATCCTGTCGGTGCGGCTATCGTGCGATCACCGTGTTGTCGACGGGGTGCTGGGCGCGCAATGGCTGAGTGAATGGCAACGCCTGGTGGAAAATCCGTTCCTGC
This portion of the Hoeflea prorocentri genome encodes:
- a CDS encoding carbohydrate ABC transporter permease; this translates as MASIRRSGGERLWIRYLILGSWALFCLAPVLWFLSIGLRPRTEIITPQPIYWPTFSLDAWHMLWSDWPMAKYLRNSVVAIIGSVIIDLVLAIPAAYSLARYQYRGREDIGFYILSTRMMAPAIVAIPIFFLFRNAGLLDSVWALMLIYAAVNLSVVTWIIRSYMLDIPKELEDSARTDGASDLRILWEIIIPAIRPGIITAAVIAMIFAINEFLFTLLIASTPKAYTMSVALANFTGGSDGVIYNAIALVAFLAFVPVFIVVVAIQKHLSRGLTLGAVKG
- a CDS encoding carbohydrate ABC transporter permease, encoding MVDSLLKDPGAAPVAPGSTKKKIVRRRSKRLKRLFPYLLVAPAVIYLLMITLYPGIYAIVQSFYFVKFGPWRPVGLENYIDLFNDREFWAALWNTLVIGSISLCLQCVLALLLAFYAYRDPWVQGWRIVFLVPMLFMPSAVAFIFKLAFLDGRVFSDLLIRIGLIDSNLAIPSSIWMSRGLLILADTWQWTPFLFIIFVAALQGQDEEVEEAARLDGASWPAIFWNISLPLMRPVIAVALILRGIDITTMFANVFIITKGGPGGATETISYFIYRIGFKTFNFGYASAASVVMLILTIIIAQLVVRRAFVSGRS
- a CDS encoding substrate-binding domain-containing protein; this translates as MFRNNKGKSARLSDVSRRSFLKSSAAVGVTSAVASTMGSPFIAKAFAQDLRDPASILADISVRKYVREDYQKLYDMSADPLWDPGKDWIRTVDWEKVRSELAGTTVRFAIGAADQESAAEGLVPFEELSGIKVELVPIPDDSFYDKALAEFISGNASFDALQFFSPWLGDFAAPGFLAPLDDYAKKWGLPLDDFYDTYRLNYGFFNGVMYGIPFDCDIQMVHVRKTAMEELLGGEVDKSKSIPTYDELIRVSSELNNVQPGVAGVGLMAARGFWSTYTWEHIAAQAGMMLFDENWEPIFNNDAGMKGLEIILELSKNANEGFAGAGWPENRAAWLGGQLATNISWQDSGTQAMRPDQSQIVGDFVTIYEPRIEGGRFAPPNIAGSTSCVSAAAQNPEGAFLMLAFLTTASIMAMNEANANGVAPGYRSVLNNPRLQAVSQPAKVWGDSLDHAWCAPRLPGMFNMEQAIGNEINRAVVGQITAKEALDNGVAAVRKIMDDNGFYSGKPPVEYAAAAPGLYVGEGKPLPF
- a CDS encoding NAD(P)H-dependent oxidoreductase — translated: MASNVALTGLASELQARSKDSAPIRIGLIGCGEMGTDIVARASLMDGIEVSAIADIRPDAAEDAVQTAFQEDGHARHASTTDDLNAAIESGKVGIVDDASILLESGLVDVVVEATGLPGVGAQFGLAAMERGKHLVMMNVEADVTIGAYLKSQADRLGVIYTLGAGDEPSSCMELIEFVTAMGHRIVAAGKGKNNPLKVDATPDEYEEEATRRKMNPRMLVEFIDGSKTMVEMAAIANATGLLPDKPGMHGPQVAGDQLSSVLIPKQDGGILSGVGRVDYTLGKGLAPGVFVVAEMAHPRIRERMEDLKMGKGPYFTFIRPYHLTSLEVPLTCARAVLHRKADMVPLSRPVAEVCALAKRDIMPGETLDEIGEYCYRAWILEAAEARQKKALPCGLLAGGTATKAIKKGELLTADCVSPDAGSKIVELRALQDQMLAAQT
- a CDS encoding thiamine pyrophosphate-dependent dehydrogenase E1 component subunit alpha; amino-acid sequence: MPKTKNANIPFAIARYSRDQLVEALRRMFLIRKFEEGAEDSYMRGLIHGTMHLSIGQEASAVGSCMPLLPDDQITSTHRGHGHCIAKDADISKMFAEFFGKETGYCKGRGGSMHIADVEKGNLGANGIVGGGIPIAVGAALTAKTLKTGKIVICFFGDGANNEGAFHEALNMASVWKLPVVFVCENNKYGMSTSTERSTSVENIADRAVAYSMPGKTVDGNDFSAVCEAVNEAVERARAGQGPSLVENVTYRWRGHSKSDRNRYRTKEEISEWMSRDPIKRYAAVLEEHGVMTAADIEALEGDVDREIEAAIDYAKSCPDPSPLEVTRDVYTDMAQ
- a CDS encoding alpha-ketoacid dehydrogenase subunit beta → MNIHSAPQEEDLVEMSYAEAIRDALDIALTNDERVVLMGEDIGVYGGAFQVTGDLVHKHGDARVIDTPISELGGAGVAVGAAATGLRPVFEFQFSDFAMLAMEQICNQAAKMRYMLGGAVSVPVVMRFPAGSGTGAAAQHSQSLEAWLGHVPGLKVVQPATPRDAKGMLLAAIEDPDPVMIFEHKLLYKTKGMVPSGHYMTPLNKAEICRQGSDVTIVAGSIMLHRALEAAEALSAEGVSAEVIDLRSVRPIDRDTIIESVKKTSRLICVYEGVKTLGIGAEISALIAESEAFDFLDAPIIRLGGAESPIPYNPVLEKAAVPQTEDIVSHTLQLCRGTL
- a CDS encoding dihydrolipoamide acetyltransferase family protein, whose product is MPTEVIMPKVDMDMDAGTIAAWHVQEGEQVEKGAALFDIETDKAAMEVESPASGALHYVSAQPGDIVQIGGRVAWIFAEGEAVEPPENGSQQEPAETSAPKQDSGIPATPNGAPKHLPAAAGEKTHATPLARRMARTSGVDLSSIAGSGPRGRITRKDVEAAAATPVSTAAPTDADRQADASRARLDALGIVYDAVGVDRMRARIAERLTTSKATVPHFYLEADCRLDKLLAFRKEVNEALAASDSGKISINDLLVKASALALCAVPKANASWAGDEILRYRDANVSVAVSVDGGLMTPVVRQAQTKSILAISREIADLAERAKKGKLASHDYQGGSFSISNLGMFGVKAFSAIINPPESMILAVGKANRQFVEADDGSPVAATILSVRLSCDHRVVDGVLGAQWLSEWQRLVENPFLLALGETQGSPDGRA